A stretch of the Porifericola rhodea genome encodes the following:
- a CDS encoding S8 family peptidase, which yields MKIKQLSLTLLLNLSSLFAFAYEPPADSLKTAPSNWFNLDAENYYVQGISTEKAYEFLKGKSSEKVIVAVIDSGVDIEHEDLQGKIWINEGEIPDNGIDDDKNGYVDDVNGWNFIGGADGTNVDNDTYELTREYARLQEKYSEVALEDIPKKDRAYYEEIKSSYEQKVGEMEEQYARFKFFADSYLRSSKLLEAYLDVEEVAPEMLEQVESEDEVVLTSISIMEYAFSMGFNKDQLQEYEDYYVSALEYGYNLNFDPRHIVGDNYEDVNERHYGNNDVDGPDSSHGTHVAGIIAANRDNNIGMEGVAQNVVIMPIRAVPDGDERDKDIANAIYYAVDNGAQVINMSFGKSYSPHKEIVDKAVEYAESKGVLLVHAAGNSSEDIDEEPNFPTKKYADSKKEASNWIEVGASSWKGEEDFVAQFSNYGKKSVDVFAPGVDLYSTTPDQKYEKNSGTSMASPVTAGIAALIKSYYPELSAGQIKQIILESTVKFNKLKVNRPGEEGKLVSFDSLSSTGGVVNAYEAVKLADSYQIKMEGR from the coding sequence ATGAAGATCAAGCAACTATCACTAACATTATTACTTAATTTATCCTCTCTCTTTGCTTTTGCATACGAACCTCCCGCCGACTCTCTAAAAACTGCACCTTCCAACTGGTTTAATCTTGATGCCGAAAACTACTATGTGCAAGGTATTAGTACCGAAAAAGCCTATGAGTTTCTAAAAGGCAAGTCTTCAGAGAAAGTTATAGTAGCAGTTATTGACTCTGGAGTGGACATTGAGCATGAAGACTTACAGGGAAAAATATGGATAAACGAAGGCGAAATTCCAGATAATGGCATTGATGATGATAAAAATGGTTATGTGGATGATGTAAATGGCTGGAACTTTATAGGTGGTGCTGATGGAACCAACGTAGACAATGACACCTACGAGCTCACAAGAGAATATGCCAGATTACAGGAAAAATACAGTGAGGTTGCTTTAGAAGATATTCCTAAAAAAGATCGTGCATATTACGAAGAAATAAAATCAAGCTATGAGCAGAAAGTAGGCGAAATGGAAGAGCAGTATGCTCGCTTTAAATTTTTTGCCGACAGTTATCTGCGCTCAAGCAAATTGCTGGAAGCCTATCTTGATGTTGAAGAAGTAGCTCCTGAAATGTTAGAGCAGGTAGAAAGTGAAGACGAAGTAGTACTTACATCTATCTCTATCATGGAGTATGCCTTTTCTATGGGCTTCAACAAAGATCAGTTACAAGAGTATGAAGACTATTATGTAAGTGCCTTAGAGTATGGCTATAATCTGAATTTTGACCCTCGCCATATTGTCGGTGACAACTATGAGGATGTGAACGAGCGCCATTATGGTAATAATGATGTAGACGGCCCCGACTCCAGCCATGGAACTCACGTAGCAGGTATAATCGCTGCTAACCGTGATAATAATATAGGTATGGAAGGAGTAGCACAAAATGTAGTGATTATGCCTATTCGTGCCGTACCAGATGGAGATGAAAGAGATAAAGATATTGCTAATGCTATTTATTATGCTGTAGATAATGGGGCTCAGGTGATTAATATGAGCTTTGGCAAGTCATACTCACCACACAAAGAGATTGTAGACAAAGCAGTAGAATATGCAGAGTCTAAGGGCGTTTTATTAGTACATGCTGCCGGAAATAGTAGCGAAGACATTGATGAAGAGCCTAATTTTCCTACAAAAAAATATGCAGACTCTAAAAAGGAAGCAAGCAACTGGATTGAGGTGGGAGCTTCTTCTTGGAAGGGTGAAGAAGATTTTGTGGCACAGTTTTCAAACTATGGCAAAAAAAGTGTAGATGTGTTTGCCCCCGGAGTAGATTTGTATTCAACTACGCCTGATCAGAAATATGAAAAAAATAGTGGTACCAGCATGGCTTCTCCTGTAACTGCCGGTATTGCAGCTTTAATCAAATCCTACTACCCTGAGCTAAGTGCCGGACAGATTAAGCAAATTATACTTGAGTCCACAGTTAAGTTTAATAAACTCAAGGTTAACCGCCCAGGAGAAGAGGGTAAACTGGTTAGTTTTGATAGTCTAAGCTCTACAGGGGGAGTTGTAAATGCTTACGAAGCGGTAAAGCTTGCCGACTCATACCAGATAAAAATGGAAGGTAGATAA
- a CDS encoding adenine phosphoribosyltransferase, translating to MAHSLEKYIRDIPDFPTTGVVFKDITTLMEHPTAFKEAADALYENVKQYDIQKVVGVESRGFIFGALLAERLNAGFIPARKPGKLPYKTIRQEYQLEYGTDCLEIHEGAIKPGEHVLLHDDLLATGGTALAACKLIEKLGGKVIKVSFLIELSFLKGAERLSDYPTSAVITY from the coding sequence ATGGCACATTCTCTGGAGAAATACATAAGAGATATACCTGATTTTCCTACAACAGGTGTAGTTTTCAAAGATATCACCACGCTGATGGAACATCCAACTGCTTTTAAAGAGGCAGCAGATGCTCTCTACGAAAATGTAAAACAATATGATATTCAGAAAGTGGTGGGTGTAGAGTCCAGAGGGTTTATTTTTGGTGCTTTATTAGCAGAAAGGCTAAACGCAGGCTTTATTCCTGCACGTAAGCCAGGAAAACTACCTTATAAAACTATTAGACAGGAGTATCAATTGGAATACGGAACGGACTGTCTGGAAATTCACGAGGGAGCTATAAAGCCGGGAGAGCATGTCTTGTTGCACGATGACCTTTTAGCCACTGGTGGAACAGCACTGGCAGCCTGCAAGCTTATCGAGAAGTTAGGCGGCAAAGTAATTAAAGTTTCCTTTCTTATTGAACTTAGCTTTTTAAAAGGAGCTGAACGTCTTTCTGATTACCCTACCAGTGCTGTTATTACGTACTAG
- a CDS encoding alanine/glycine:cation symporter family protein, with the protein MKYIELFLGKFSEYAWGTHLLVLLLGGGLFFMFYSRFLPFRHLGHAINVLRGKYDDPNEPGEINHFEALSSALAATVGMGNIGGVAVAITMGGPGALFWMWVSAFLGMATKFFTCSLAIMYRGHDSAGKLQGGPMYVIQEGLGKKWKPLAIFFAVAGLFGPLPVFQANQLTQIVRDVVLIPNGIITQETFAVNLISGIIIAILVSIVIFGGIKRIARVASQMVPSMVVIYVISVVYIILTNVEQVPECFTLILTDAFSGKAILGGSLGAVIVIGARRAAFSNEAGIGTAPLAHGAAKTNEPIREGLVAMLGPAIDTLIVCTMTALAILITNVWQTTDADGVTLTVNAFNKALPTNNLGGYLLVISVLTFSLSSLFTLSYYGTKCFSYLAGAHRAHYFNYFYVFSIILGSVASISAIINLIDGMYALMAIPTMTSALLLAPKVRAAAKKYFAELELPTQKPVKN; encoded by the coding sequence TTGAAATATATAGAGCTGTTTTTAGGCAAGTTTAGTGAATATGCATGGGGAACACACTTATTGGTTCTCCTGCTGGGAGGAGGATTATTCTTCATGTTCTACTCCCGCTTCCTTCCCTTTCGCCACCTGGGCCATGCCATAAATGTTTTAAGAGGCAAGTACGATGACCCTAACGAGCCCGGTGAAATCAACCATTTTGAAGCACTCTCCAGTGCATTGGCAGCTACCGTAGGTATGGGAAATATCGGAGGCGTAGCCGTAGCTATTACTATGGGAGGTCCCGGAGCTTTGTTCTGGATGTGGGTTAGCGCTTTTCTGGGTATGGCAACCAAGTTCTTTACCTGCTCTTTAGCAATTATGTACAGAGGACATGACAGTGCCGGTAAACTTCAGGGTGGACCTATGTATGTGATACAGGAAGGACTAGGAAAAAAATGGAAGCCTTTAGCTATTTTCTTTGCTGTAGCCGGACTTTTTGGACCTCTCCCGGTCTTTCAGGCTAATCAACTTACACAAATTGTAAGAGATGTGGTACTCATTCCTAATGGCATAATTACACAAGAGACTTTTGCTGTCAACCTAATCTCTGGAATTATTATCGCTATACTGGTTTCCATCGTAATTTTTGGAGGTATCAAAAGAATTGCGAGAGTAGCAAGTCAAATGGTCCCCAGTATGGTAGTTATCTACGTGATATCTGTAGTATACATCATTCTTACCAATGTAGAGCAGGTACCTGAATGCTTTACGCTTATCTTAACAGATGCATTTTCAGGTAAAGCGATACTTGGCGGATCATTAGGGGCTGTAATTGTAATTGGTGCGCGAAGAGCTGCTTTTTCTAACGAAGCAGGTATCGGAACTGCCCCCCTTGCGCATGGAGCGGCTAAAACTAATGAACCTATTCGCGAAGGCTTGGTAGCGATGCTAGGCCCGGCCATAGATACCCTTATAGTTTGTACTATGACTGCTCTTGCTATTTTGATTACAAATGTATGGCAAACTACTGATGCTGATGGGGTGACATTAACTGTTAATGCATTTAATAAAGCATTACCTACTAATAACCTGGGAGGTTACCTATTGGTCATTAGTGTACTTACATTTTCGTTGTCTTCATTATTTACATTGTCTTACTATGGCACTAAGTGCTTCTCTTACTTAGCGGGGGCGCATAGAGCACACTATTTCAATTACTTTTATGTGTTCTCTATTATTTTAGGCTCAGTAGCATCTATATCAGCGATTATCAACCTGATTGATGGTATGTACGCCCTTATGGCAATTCCTACCATGACTTCAGCACTACTGTTAGCGCCCAAGGTTAGAGCGGCAGCAAAAAAATACTTTGCAGAATTAGAGCTTCCTACTCAGAAGCCGGTGAAGAACTGA
- a CDS encoding DUF7832 domain-containing protein: MSEIDSSSKKSIYDNAKNHFLGNFPKHLPIEQAYVHIGMYLGWVIDNELYSPYFEDEADTQIFRFKQRQISCTILSEIWDGYLGYELFSEKGNLFTYYYYGGGLYHKDYQTILANNLPSIYHVNDDWDSYKVMAEQITNRFKEWEKMIA, encoded by the coding sequence ATGAGTGAGATAGATTCATCTTCAAAAAAGAGCATTTATGATAATGCCAAAAATCACTTCTTAGGCAACTTTCCTAAGCACCTCCCTATAGAGCAGGCATATGTGCATATTGGCATGTATCTGGGTTGGGTAATTGATAACGAATTGTATTCACCTTATTTTGAGGATGAAGCCGATACTCAAATATTTCGTTTTAAGCAACGCCAGATAAGCTGCACTATTCTTTCAGAGATATGGGATGGATATTTAGGCTATGAGCTATTTAGCGAGAAAGGCAACCTTTTTACCTATTATTACTATGGAGGTGGTCTGTATCATAAAGACTATCAGACTATCCTGGCAAATAACCTTCCTTCCATTTATCATGTTAATGACGACTGGGATTCCTACAAAGTAATGGCAGAGCAAATCACTAACCGCTTTAAGGAGTGGGAGAAAATGATTGCCTAA
- a CDS encoding hydroxypyruvate isomerase family protein: MKRRDFFRSGIALGGTAATFSIPTLAKADQIFADKHKFKLKYAPHFGMFKSHAGEDLLDQLKFMSEVGFTALEDNGMMKRSPEMQSKIGDTLAKLDMDMGVFVVDKGGNSQNSLSEGKQEYLDIFLDGCRRAVEVAKRTNAKWMTVVPGNFKRDLPIGIQTANVVEALRRGAEILEPHGLVMVLEPLSDTPDLFLRTSDQTYLICKAVNSSACKILFDVYHMQKNEGHIIRNIDLTWDEIAYFQVGDNPGRKEPTTGEINYKNIFKHLYEKGYRDIVGMEHGNSTAGKEGEEKLINAYAEVDNFSV, from the coding sequence ATGAAGAGACGTGATTTTTTTAGATCAGGAATAGCCCTTGGAGGTACCGCTGCTACTTTTAGCATTCCTACACTCGCCAAAGCGGATCAAATCTTTGCTGATAAACATAAATTCAAATTAAAATATGCTCCCCACTTTGGTATGTTTAAAAGCCATGCCGGAGAAGATCTACTGGATCAACTTAAATTTATGTCAGAGGTAGGGTTTACCGCACTGGAGGATAATGGCATGATGAAGAGAAGCCCTGAGATGCAAAGTAAAATTGGCGATACCCTGGCTAAACTGGATATGGATATGGGGGTTTTTGTGGTAGATAAAGGAGGAAATTCTCAGAACTCTTTATCTGAAGGGAAGCAGGAATATTTGGACATCTTTTTGGATGGATGCCGCCGTGCAGTTGAGGTAGCCAAGCGTACCAATGCTAAATGGATGACTGTAGTACCCGGAAACTTCAAACGTGATTTGCCAATAGGTATTCAGACGGCTAATGTAGTTGAGGCTTTAAGAAGAGGCGCTGAGATACTTGAACCACATGGGTTGGTAATGGTACTTGAACCTTTAAGTGACACTCCGGATTTGTTTTTGCGAACTTCCGACCAGACCTATCTGATTTGTAAGGCTGTAAATAGCTCTGCCTGCAAAATATTGTTTGATGTATATCACATGCAGAAAAACGAAGGACATATCATCCGCAATATTGATCTGACCTGGGATGAAATTGCCTATTTTCAGGTAGGAGACAATCCCGGACGTAAAGAACCTACCACAGGTGAAATTAACTACAAAAACATTTTTAAACATTTGTATGAGAAAGGATATCGTGATATCGTAGGTATGGAACATGGCAACTCCACGGCAGGTAAAGAAGGGGAAGAGAAACTTATTAATGCTTATGCTGAAGTAGATAACTTTAGCGTATAA
- a CDS encoding M1 family metallopeptidase, with protein sequence MISKKLFPPIILLLILSAQVYAHNTHASKRIDVQHYTFDIEISDLNDQITVNADILFKVVQTPIDTIYLDLIGKNDEGFGMYVKEVKLNDQPVNYIHQQERLIILLSSPLDPAYTGTLNISYEGIPEDGLIIAENENGERTFFGDNWPNRARHWLSVVDHPEDKASCEFKITAPDHYKVIANGLLREESSLGRIHKEDKKFTHWVCTQPIPTKVMVFGAARFAVMHDQQWDGIPIQHWVYADSRKTGLDDFEPTANVLHFMSTTIGKYPYEKLANVESKTKYGGMENASNIFYNQRLVDGNKNIEALIAHEIAHQWFGNAVTEKSWEHLWLSEGFATYLSHMYIESTYGVDSLRGLLKKDKERVFAYYNKAPNSAVVDPTETNLFQYLNANAYQKGAWVLHMLRERIGDRAFKKGMQAYYKTYCHANADTEDFKKVMERVSGQNLSSFFKQWLHTPGHPVVHGMWKYNGLGKKLKLELRQVHSNRTQYQYPLEIGIYYMDDSEPEIVKVNLRKHDEKYEFKLKGRPQRIVIDPHEKLLVDSQLVSK encoded by the coding sequence GTGATTAGTAAAAAACTATTTCCTCCCATTATTTTGCTGCTTATACTGTCAGCTCAGGTTTATGCGCATAATACGCACGCCTCCAAACGGATAGATGTACAACATTATACTTTTGATATTGAAATAAGTGATCTCAATGATCAAATCACTGTTAACGCAGATATACTTTTTAAAGTTGTACAAACACCTATTGATACCATTTATCTAGACCTGATAGGCAAAAATGACGAAGGCTTTGGTATGTATGTTAAGGAAGTTAAACTTAACGATCAGCCTGTAAATTACATTCATCAGCAGGAACGTTTGATCATTCTACTTTCATCTCCTCTAGACCCTGCATATACAGGTACACTCAACATCAGTTATGAAGGTATACCGGAAGATGGTTTAATTATAGCAGAAAACGAAAATGGAGAAAGAACATTCTTTGGAGATAACTGGCCAAATAGAGCCCGACATTGGCTTTCTGTGGTAGATCATCCTGAAGATAAAGCAAGCTGCGAGTTTAAAATTACTGCACCTGATCACTATAAAGTGATCGCAAATGGTCTTTTGAGAGAAGAGTCATCATTAGGAAGGATTCATAAAGAAGACAAAAAGTTTACACATTGGGTATGTACACAACCCATTCCAACCAAAGTAATGGTTTTCGGAGCAGCACGTTTTGCGGTAATGCATGATCAGCAATGGGATGGTATACCCATACAGCATTGGGTATACGCTGATAGTCGCAAAACTGGCTTGGATGATTTTGAGCCTACCGCTAACGTGCTACATTTTATGAGTACAACAATTGGAAAATATCCTTATGAAAAGCTGGCCAATGTAGAATCAAAGACTAAGTATGGAGGCATGGAAAATGCGTCTAATATATTTTACAACCAAAGACTTGTAGACGGAAATAAAAACATTGAAGCCCTCATTGCTCACGAAATTGCACACCAATGGTTTGGAAATGCTGTTACAGAAAAGTCCTGGGAGCATTTGTGGCTAAGCGAAGGTTTCGCTACCTACCTTTCTCATATGTATATTGAAAGTACATATGGTGTAGATAGCCTTAGAGGTTTGTTAAAAAAGGACAAAGAAAGAGTTTTTGCCTATTACAATAAAGCGCCAAACTCAGCAGTGGTAGACCCCACCGAAACAAATTTATTTCAATACCTTAATGCAAATGCCTATCAGAAAGGTGCCTGGGTTTTGCATATGCTACGTGAAAGGATTGGAGACAGGGCTTTTAAGAAAGGTATGCAAGCTTATTATAAAACCTATTGTCATGCTAATGCTGACACCGAAGATTTCAAAAAGGTGATGGAAAGAGTATCTGGACAAAATTTATCCTCTTTTTTTAAGCAATGGCTTCACACGCCAGGGCACCCGGTCGTGCATGGTATGTGGAAATATAATGGTCTGGGCAAAAAGCTTAAACTAGAGCTAAGACAAGTTCATAGCAATAGAACACAGTATCAGTACCCATTGGAGATAGGCATATATTATATGGATGATTCGGAACCGGAAATTGTAAAAGTAAACCTCCGTAAACATGACGAAAAATATGAATTCAAACTGAAAGGCCGCCCCCAACGAATTGTTATTGACCCACACGAAAAACTATTGGTAGACAGTCAGTTGGTAAGCAAATAA
- a CDS encoding TlpA family protein disulfide reductase, with translation MKKLRKNIDLLLLALFVGVVYLGGWQTDVIGFLQRGILATGLFNADAEVQEVTLNEENKLASFTLIDNNGEPYNSQEYKGKTVFINFWASWCPPCVAEMPGIDKLYQDLKDREDIVFLIISEDEDQEKALSFMKKRSYHFPIYFPGSALPQSFLHQSIPSTFVISPEGKIVYKHEGMAQYNTDKFKAFLKSFSSSPASE, from the coding sequence GTGAAAAAATTAAGAAAAAACATAGATCTGTTGCTTTTAGCTCTTTTTGTAGGAGTAGTTTATTTAGGAGGGTGGCAAACTGATGTTATAGGTTTTTTACAGAGAGGAATATTAGCTACTGGTTTATTTAACGCTGATGCTGAAGTACAAGAAGTGACGCTAAACGAAGAAAATAAGCTGGCTTCTTTCACCTTGATAGACAACAATGGAGAGCCTTATAATTCACAAGAATACAAAGGAAAGACAGTTTTTATTAACTTTTGGGCAAGCTGGTGTCCACCCTGTGTAGCTGAAATGCCAGGTATAGATAAACTCTATCAGGACTTGAAAGATAGGGAGGATATTGTTTTTCTGATAATATCTGAGGACGAAGACCAGGAAAAAGCATTAAGTTTTATGAAAAAAAGATCATATCACTTTCCAATATATTTTCCTGGCTCGGCCCTGCCTCAAAGTTTTTTACATCAATCCATTCCCTCAACATTTGTAATTTCTCCGGAAGGGAAAATTGTATACAAACATGAAGGAATGGCTCAGTACAATACTGATAAGTTTAAAGCCTTCCTAAAAAGCTTCAGTTCTTCACCGGCTTCTGAGTAG
- a CDS encoding DUF92 domain-containing protein, whose translation MLLVFLGVSTNKITIRGAVAGGGITFLLLLAFQWLGLLMIASFFALGTLASVWKSSEKRRQGTEEKNRGKRDYVNVLANGGVASIASIFAILLPQNYNIWLLAMSASFAVALSDTFSSEFGNIYGNRCINVLSGKEGRRGEDGLISIEGSLFGILGSSLISLLFYAFYTEYVAIFIVFIAGIAGNLIDSILGASLQRKGVLNNHTVNFYSILIASSLASLTFYLLTN comes from the coding sequence GTGTTGCTGGTTTTCCTGGGTGTAAGCACTAATAAGATTACGATAAGAGGAGCTGTAGCAGGAGGGGGAATAACTTTTTTGTTATTGTTAGCTTTTCAGTGGCTGGGATTGTTGATGATAGCCAGTTTCTTCGCTTTGGGTACTTTAGCTTCAGTATGGAAGAGTAGCGAAAAACGTAGACAGGGAACAGAAGAAAAAAATAGAGGAAAACGCGACTATGTTAATGTGTTGGCTAATGGAGGAGTCGCATCTATTGCTTCCATATTTGCTATACTACTACCACAAAACTACAACATTTGGTTGCTGGCAATGTCAGCTTCGTTTGCAGTAGCCTTGTCTGATACCTTTTCCTCAGAGTTTGGGAACATTTATGGGAACAGGTGTATTAACGTACTTAGTGGTAAAGAGGGTAGAAGAGGTGAAGATGGACTTATCAGTATTGAAGGAAGCTTATTTGGTATATTGGGCAGTAGTTTAATAAGCCTATTATTTTATGCTTTTTATACCGAGTATGTAGCAATATTTATTGTTTTTATAGCAGGTATCGCGGGCAACTTAATAGATTCTATACTGGGTGCAAGTTTGCAAAGAAAAGGGGTGCTGAATAACCATACCGTTAATTTTTACAGCATCCTTATAGCCAGTAGTCTTGCTTCTCTTACTTTTTATTTGCTTACCAACTGA
- a CDS encoding SDR family NAD(P)-dependent oxidoreductase yields MNKNAIVTGANGNLGKAVVNKLLSAGFQVIGTVHNDQPTDQSEEHPKFEKYKLDVTDEQATQQFVNYAVNKFENIHYAALLVGGFGMNSFEDTTLGEVHNMFKLNFESAFITSQALYKQMKQQSSGGKITFIGAKPALEKGASKGLTAYALSKSLIFKLAEHINAEGNEHRIYASVIVPSIIDTPFNREGMPDAEFSKWVSPDQIGDISAFLAEDISTPLRDPIIKVYGDS; encoded by the coding sequence ATGAACAAAAATGCAATCGTAACCGGAGCTAACGGAAATTTAGGAAAAGCAGTAGTCAACAAGCTTCTTTCTGCCGGATTCCAGGTTATTGGCACTGTACATAATGATCAACCTACAGACCAAAGTGAAGAACACCCTAAATTTGAAAAATATAAGCTTGACGTAACAGATGAGCAGGCAACACAGCAATTTGTAAACTATGCTGTTAACAAATTTGAAAACATACACTATGCGGCCCTATTGGTAGGTGGTTTTGGAATGAATAGTTTTGAAGACACTACCTTAGGAGAAGTGCACAACATGTTCAAGCTCAATTTTGAGTCTGCATTTATTACTTCTCAAGCTTTATACAAGCAAATGAAGCAACAAAGCAGCGGGGGCAAAATCACCTTTATAGGAGCTAAACCAGCATTGGAAAAAGGTGCATCAAAGGGACTTACAGCTTACGCCTTATCAAAAAGCCTGATTTTTAAATTGGCAGAACATATTAATGCCGAAGGAAATGAGCATAGAATATACGCTTCGGTGATTGTTCCTAGTATAATAGATACACCTTTCAACCGTGAAGGTATGCCCGATGCTGAGTTTAGTAAATGGGTTAGCCCTGATCAGATTGGAGACATAAGTGCATTTCTGGCTGAAGATATATCTACTCCCCTAAGAGACCCCATAATAAAGGTGTACGGTGACTCCTAA
- a CDS encoding SDR family NAD(P)-dependent oxidoreductase, with protein MKRLENKIALITGGATGIGEAICKKFVKEGAKIMIAGTPQDPVREVCESINNNEGTAIYYEGDLSQAKDAIACIKQTTDEYGQLDILVNNAGVFPEVSELTEYEDELFDNMLKNNLRTAYMMSKHALPELHKTRGNIVSAGSEAGHVGIAKNTPYGGTKGFMHAFMKGLAVEQAAYGVRVNCVCPGAIDTAWTHKETSGMDDQMEQMLKSATPMGRRGTAEEIANVYAFVASDEASFVTGALYYVDGGITISKGPNGEQAHESMKKPPKGELNLEHIHEGATEAR; from the coding sequence ATGAAGCGTTTAGAAAATAAAATAGCTCTAATTACCGGTGGTGCTACCGGTATTGGCGAGGCCATATGCAAAAAGTTTGTAAAAGAAGGAGCTAAAATAATGATAGCAGGAACTCCTCAAGACCCGGTCAGAGAAGTTTGTGAGTCCATCAATAATAATGAAGGAACTGCTATCTATTATGAAGGTGACCTTTCTCAGGCTAAGGATGCCATAGCCTGCATTAAGCAGACTACGGATGAATATGGCCAACTGGATATTCTGGTAAATAATGCCGGTGTATTTCCTGAGGTGAGTGAGTTGACGGAGTATGAAGATGAGTTGTTTGACAATATGCTCAAAAATAACTTGCGTACTGCTTACATGATGTCTAAGCACGCTCTTCCTGAACTACACAAAACCAGAGGAAATATAGTATCAGCAGGGTCTGAAGCGGGGCATGTAGGTATTGCAAAAAACACCCCATACGGAGGTACTAAAGGTTTTATGCATGCTTTTATGAAAGGGCTGGCAGTAGAACAGGCTGCTTATGGAGTACGTGTAAATTGCGTTTGCCCTGGTGCTATAGACACGGCCTGGACTCATAAAGAGACGAGTGGTATGGATGATCAGATGGAACAAATGCTTAAGTCTGCTACGCCCATGGGTAGAAGAGGCACAGCCGAGGAGATAGCGAATGTTTATGCGTTTGTAGCTTCAGATGAGGCCTCTTTTGTAACAGGTGCACTGTACTATGTTGATGGTGGAATAACTATATCTAAAGGACCAAATGGCGAGCAAGCCCATGAAAGTATGAAAAAACCACCAAAAGGTGAACTGAACCTTGAGCATATACACGAGGGCGCTACCGAGGCCAGATAA